Proteins encoded in a region of the Suncus etruscus isolate mSunEtr1 chromosome 1, mSunEtr1.pri.cur, whole genome shotgun sequence genome:
- the LOC126002610 gene encoding interferon omega-1-like: MALLLSLLMALVALSCGPAGSLGCVLPQNHVLVSRRNLELLGQMRKVSPLSCLKDRRDFQFPWEMVADSQLQEAQAMSVLQEMLQQLFRLFLTEGSSAAWNPALLDPLRTGLHQQLEDLDSCLVQIRAEESAAYDIWVSALAMKKYFRGIHLYLREKKYSDCAWEVVRVEIMRSFWLSTALQARLSIKNEDLGSS, from the coding sequence atgGCACTCCTGCTTTCTCTACTGATGGCCCTTGTGGCACTCAGCTGTGGCCCTGCTGGCTCTCTGGGCTGTGTTCTGCCTCAGAACCATGTTCTAGTTAGCAGGAGGAACCTTGAACTTCTGGGCCAAATGAGAAAAGTCTCTCCTTTGTCTTGTTTGAAGGACAGAAGAGACTTCCAATTCCCCTGGGAGATGGTGGCTGACAGCCAGTTGCAGGAGGCCCAGGCCATGTCTGTGCTCCAAGAGATGCTCCAGCAGCTCTTCCGGCTCTTCCTCACAGAGGGCTCCTCAGCTGCCTGGAACCCGGCCCTCCTGGACCCTCTGCGCACTGGACTCCATCAGCAGCTGGAAGACCTGGACTCCTGTTTGGTACAAATAAGGGCAGAGGAGAGCGCTGCCTATGACATTTGGGTCTCAGCATTGGCCATGAAGAAGTACTTCCGGGGCATCCATCTCTACctgagagagaagaaatacagtGACTGTGCCTGGGAGGTTGTCAGAGTGGAAATCATGAGATCCTTCTGGCTATCAACAGCCTTGCAAGCCAGACTGAGCATTAAGAATGAAGACCTTGGGTCATCCTGA